The Streptosporangiales bacterium genome contains a region encoding:
- a CDS encoding GNAT family N-acetyltransferase has translation MTDAAAAQSLPADTADTYAEWFACLADPTRVRLLHAVATAPGGTTVGVLAGVLGISQATCSHHLRKLADVGFVLLDKEGTSTRITINGACCTGLPHAADVVMGALSTQPCCPTDLPADVAVRPLADADWPAVREIYAEGIATGNATFETEVPPRPALDAKWLREHRWVAEADGAVAGWAALTPVSARGCYAGVAETSVYVAGGFRGRGVGKALVHRQVTAADDAGFWTLQTAIFPENRASLALHRAAGFRTIGVRERIAMLAGRWRDTVFMERRSAAVS, from the coding sequence ATGACCGACGCTGCCGCCGCACAGAGCCTGCCGGCCGATACCGCGGACACGTACGCCGAGTGGTTCGCCTGCCTGGCCGACCCGACCCGCGTGCGGCTGTTGCACGCGGTGGCGACGGCACCCGGCGGTACGACGGTCGGCGTGCTGGCCGGCGTCCTCGGCATCAGCCAGGCGACCTGCTCGCACCACCTGCGCAAGCTCGCGGACGTCGGCTTCGTGCTGCTCGACAAGGAGGGGACGAGTACCAGGATCACCATCAACGGTGCCTGCTGTACCGGGCTGCCGCACGCCGCCGACGTGGTGATGGGGGCTCTGTCCACGCAGCCGTGCTGCCCGACCGACCTGCCCGCGGACGTGGCCGTACGGCCGCTCGCCGATGCGGACTGGCCGGCGGTGCGGGAGATCTACGCGGAGGGCATCGCCACCGGCAACGCCACCTTCGAGACCGAGGTGCCACCCCGGCCGGCGCTGGACGCGAAGTGGCTGCGCGAGCACCGGTGGGTGGCCGAGGCGGACGGGGCGGTTGCCGGCTGGGCGGCGCTGACCCCCGTCTCCGCCCGCGGCTGCTACGCGGGCGTGGCGGAGACCTCGGTCTACGTGGCCGGTGGGTTCCGAGGGCGCGGCGTGGGCAAGGCGCTCGTCCACCGGCAGGTGACCGCCGCCGACGACGCGGGATTCTGGACGCTGCAGACGGCGATCTTCCCGGAGAACAGGGCGAGCCTCGCGCTGCACCGGGCCGCGGGTTTCCGGACCATCGGTGTGCGGGAGCGTATCGCCATGCTGGCGGGCCGTTGGCGCGACACGGTGTTTATGGAACGACGCAGCGCGGCCGTCAGCTGA
- a CDS encoding phosphatidylserine/phosphatidylglycerophosphate/cardiolipin synthase family protein, which translates to MTVAKTVVKRSLLGLFCTQLTVAATLTGVHHWRKRFRPKFVQFPQTEPAEFPVGDSKVAVFTYGEHLYDDMLRAIRSARETIYFESFIWKGDDVGLQFKQALIDAADRGVQVYVIYDGFANLVVPPSFKRFPPSLHVLEYPVANSGMLVSIRRWGRDHRKILVVDGEIAYVGGYNVGSLYATKWRDTHLKITGPSAWDLQNAFIDFWNMHRTRRQPVLRDGGVTVWEARIRIYRNVPRQLMFPIRGMYLEAIDRAQHHVYLTQAYFIPDREILTALLAAARRGVDVRILMPEVSNHVLADWLSRGFYSALLKGGVKLLLYQNAMVHAKTGTIDGKWTTIGTANVDRLSLTGNYEINMEILDEGLARHMAHVFEIDSRNARELGIGEWRRRSMVAKFSEKVLSPLRPLL; encoded by the coding sequence ATGACCGTGGCAAAGACCGTGGTGAAACGGTCGCTGCTCGGTCTGTTCTGCACGCAGTTGACCGTTGCCGCCACGCTGACCGGCGTCCATCACTGGCGTAAACGGTTCCGCCCGAAGTTCGTGCAGTTCCCACAGACCGAGCCGGCCGAGTTCCCCGTCGGCGACTCCAAGGTCGCCGTCTTTACGTACGGTGAGCACCTCTACGACGACATGCTGCGGGCCATCCGCAGCGCCCGCGAGACGATCTACTTCGAGTCGTTCATCTGGAAGGGTGACGACGTCGGCCTGCAGTTCAAGCAGGCGCTGATTGACGCCGCCGACCGTGGCGTGCAGGTGTACGTGATCTACGACGGGTTCGCGAACCTCGTCGTACCCCCCTCGTTCAAGCGGTTCCCGCCGTCACTGCACGTGCTGGAGTACCCGGTCGCCAACTCCGGGATGCTGGTCAGCATCAGGCGCTGGGGCCGGGACCACCGCAAGATCCTCGTCGTGGACGGCGAGATCGCGTACGTCGGCGGGTACAACGTGGGCAGCCTGTACGCGACCAAATGGCGAGACACGCACCTGAAGATCACCGGCCCGTCGGCCTGGGACCTGCAGAACGCGTTCATCGACTTCTGGAACATGCACCGCACCCGGCGACAGCCGGTGCTCCGCGACGGCGGCGTGACCGTCTGGGAAGCGCGGATCAGGATCTACCGGAACGTGCCGCGCCAGCTGATGTTCCCCATCCGGGGGATGTACCTGGAGGCGATCGACCGGGCGCAGCACCACGTCTACCTCACCCAGGCCTACTTCATCCCCGACAGGGAGATCCTGACCGCCCTGCTCGCCGCCGCCCGCCGTGGCGTGGACGTGCGGATCCTCATGCCCGAGGTGTCGAACCACGTCCTCGCGGACTGGCTGTCCCGCGGGTTCTACTCGGCGCTGCTCAAGGGCGGGGTGAAGCTGCTGCTCTACCAGAACGCCATGGTGCACGCGAAGACCGGCACGATCGACGGCAAGTGGACGACGATCGGCACCGCCAACGTCGACCGGCTCAGCCTCACCGGCAACTACGAGATCAACATGGAGATCCTCGACGAAGGCCTCGCCAGGCACATGGCCCACGTGTTCGAGATCGACAGCAGGAACGCGCGTGAGTTGGGCATCGGCGAATGGCGGCGGCGCTCGATGGTCGCGAAGTTCAGCGAGAAGGTGCTCTCTCCCCTGCGTCCGCTGCTGTGA
- a CDS encoding mycothione reductase translates to MHYDLLIVGTGSGNSILDDRFADWKVALVERGVFGGTCLNVGCIPTKMFVYAADVAATPAKAAQYGVDEALLGVRWPDIRDRIFGRIDPIAAGGEEYRETHEDNRNVAVYRGDARFTGYKELAVTPVAGGQEQVVTADQIVLAAGGRPVLPDVRGLADVPYHTSDTIMRVPELPRRLTILGSGYIAAEFAHIFGALGVDVTVIARSGALLRSHDADVAARFTELAAARWDVRLNRQTTRAETIPGGVRLVLDGPDGTETVDGDTLLVATGRRPNTDQLTVAETQLSTEDDGRLVVDEYQRTPVDGIWALGDISSPWQLKHVANHEQRVVQYNLLHPQAPVAADHRFVPHAVFSSPQVAAVGLTEQQAEGVRYVSSTQDYAGIAYGWAMEDTTGFAKLLADPATGQLLGAHIIGPQASTLIQPLIQAMSFGLSATDMARGQYWIHPSMPELVENALLGLPLEHRPV, encoded by the coding sequence ATGCACTACGACCTGCTGATCGTCGGCACCGGATCGGGCAACTCGATCCTGGACGACCGGTTCGCCGACTGGAAGGTCGCCCTGGTCGAACGCGGCGTGTTCGGCGGCACCTGCCTGAACGTCGGGTGCATCCCGACGAAGATGTTCGTCTACGCGGCGGACGTCGCCGCGACACCGGCGAAGGCGGCGCAGTACGGGGTGGACGAGGCCCTGCTCGGCGTCCGCTGGCCGGACATCAGGGACCGGATCTTCGGCCGCATCGACCCGATCGCCGCCGGCGGCGAGGAGTACCGGGAGACGCACGAGGACAACAGGAACGTCGCCGTCTACCGCGGCGACGCCCGCTTCACGGGGTACAAGGAGCTGGCCGTCACCCCGGTCGCCGGTGGCCAGGAGCAGGTCGTCACCGCGGACCAGATCGTGCTGGCCGCCGGCGGGCGGCCGGTGCTGCCGGACGTACGCGGCCTGGCCGACGTGCCGTACCACACCAGCGACACGATCATGCGGGTGCCGGAGCTGCCGCGGCGGCTCACCATCCTCGGCAGCGGGTACATCGCCGCGGAGTTCGCGCACATCTTCGGGGCGCTGGGCGTCGACGTGACGGTCATCGCGCGGTCCGGGGCCCTGCTGCGCAGCCATGACGCGGACGTCGCGGCGCGGTTCACCGAGCTCGCCGCCGCGCGGTGGGACGTCCGGCTGAACCGGCAGACCACGCGTGCGGAGACCATCCCCGGCGGTGTGCGGCTGGTGCTCGACGGGCCGGACGGCACGGAGACCGTGGACGGCGACACGCTGCTCGTCGCGACCGGCCGCCGGCCGAACACCGACCAGCTGACCGTCGCGGAGACGCAGCTGTCGACTGAGGACGACGGGCGGCTGGTCGTCGACGAGTACCAGCGCACGCCCGTGGACGGCATCTGGGCGCTGGGCGACATCTCCTCGCCGTGGCAGCTCAAGCACGTCGCGAACCACGAACAGCGGGTCGTCCAGTACAACCTGCTGCACCCGCAGGCGCCGGTCGCGGCGGACCACCGGTTCGTGCCGCACGCGGTGTTCAGCTCACCGCAGGTCGCGGCCGTCGGGCTGACCGAGCAGCAGGCCGAGGGCGTACGGTACGTGAGCTCCACCCAGGACTACGCGGGCATCGCGTACGGCTGGGCGATGGAGGACACGACGGGGTTCGCGAAGCTGCTCGCCGACCCGGCCACCGGGCAGCTGCTCGGTGCGCACATCATCGGTCCGCAGGCGTCGACGCTCATCCAGCCGTTGATCCAGGCGATGAGCTTCGGCCTGTCGGCGACGGACATGGCGCGCGGGCAGTACTGGATCCACCCGTCCATGCCGGAGCTGGTGGAGAACGCGCTGCTCGGTCTGCCGCTCGAGCACCGTCCCGTTTGA
- a CDS encoding AAA family ATPase — protein MGQTVADRLAAALEAVELRRLELGAAAETAATTADRQQNAEATGVADQLRTARARARGQLSAALDGTRNAIGELFRSGSPYGWSAWDSPVWSAEYREPISPPHLVAVTSLHMASPEGAEVVPLALPAVGTSLVITHDAGAAAAAHALAQSFVVRAVAASQPGAMRVHLIDAAGFGQNLGMLSRLPEPLASGGVRAVADEISADLRGVLDHIQELSTKVLLGGSDTLVDRWRRGTANGVPCSIVFAGGLPIGLKNESFEQLCAVARAGQRCGVAVVAVLDTSRPLSHGIKLSDLTEHSHHLHVGGDGFATWETTPTELQKYVKASCPDAPGHAQHRFFADVLAPAARQGANRPVRLRYFLQQEKPWLTNTKEKLSAVIGRRGDGSPQEVELGDAEGVPIHGLIVGPTGSGKTTLLHSLVHSLAHRHSPEELELHLLDMKAGVEFAEYAPRPDRPTLPHIRTVGIEADQHFALGVLRYLVQLDEQRRELFKQTADRYREPVPNLASYRRVTGDTLPRVLLIADEFQLMMEGETEAQAWEALETLAKQARSQGIHLLLATQSLASLGTLRGSQVTSVFNQLHLRVALRCPPDELTRVLGRMVQGRLDNNRRGSGVLNPARGDRDHDEVFQTAILEADERANLRHHLAERAKRPGQIRVSRGTGGVELADVADAIRQSTEPTLYVGAPVGVTPSVVGVPLSAGAGRGLLLSARDERLAIAQICSSLLAFALQEDVGEVGLTIVDLLPENLPARGPLDDVIAYYDGAIRHVGQSRMNELSTLVDTSLDTNVVAVVGLHHAGVTAPIRPDPEHPGSALDWLFTVAPTKGVHPLIWVDEPERLKSLGKESSRLQLRCVSGVDQFTAGSYLGTKPPFVAPAGRLWFRDMRDEGAPVLVDPFARPSPEIVVPSRPVREVGAS, from the coding sequence ATGGGTCAGACGGTTGCGGACCGGCTCGCCGCGGCTCTCGAGGCCGTGGAGCTTCGTCGGTTGGAACTCGGTGCTGCGGCTGAGACCGCGGCGACTACGGCGGATCGACAGCAGAACGCGGAGGCGACCGGGGTCGCCGACCAGCTACGTACCGCGCGAGCGCGTGCCCGGGGGCAGTTGTCCGCTGCCCTGGACGGCACCCGCAACGCGATCGGTGAGCTGTTCCGCAGCGGGTCGCCGTACGGCTGGAGTGCCTGGGACTCGCCGGTGTGGAGCGCGGAGTACCGCGAACCGATCTCCCCGCCGCACCTGGTCGCGGTGACGAGCTTGCACATGGCCAGCCCGGAGGGCGCCGAGGTGGTGCCGCTCGCGCTGCCGGCCGTCGGCACCAGCTTGGTCATCACGCACGACGCGGGCGCCGCCGCCGCTGCGCACGCGCTCGCGCAGTCGTTCGTCGTACGGGCCGTCGCGGCGTCCCAGCCGGGCGCGATGCGCGTGCACCTGATCGACGCGGCCGGCTTCGGGCAGAACCTCGGCATGCTCAGCCGGCTGCCGGAACCGTTGGCCAGCGGCGGCGTACGCGCGGTCGCCGACGAGATCTCGGCCGACCTGCGCGGGGTGCTCGACCACATCCAGGAGCTCAGCACGAAAGTACTGCTCGGCGGCTCGGACACGCTCGTGGACCGCTGGCGCCGCGGCACGGCGAACGGCGTGCCGTGCTCGATCGTCTTCGCCGGCGGGCTGCCGATCGGGTTGAAGAACGAGAGCTTCGAGCAACTCTGCGCCGTCGCGCGGGCGGGTCAGCGCTGCGGTGTTGCGGTCGTGGCGGTGCTCGACACCAGCCGTCCGCTCAGTCACGGCATCAAGCTCAGCGATCTCACCGAGCACTCGCATCATCTGCACGTCGGTGGCGACGGGTTCGCCACCTGGGAGACCACGCCGACCGAGCTGCAGAAGTACGTGAAGGCCAGTTGCCCGGACGCACCCGGTCACGCACAACACAGGTTCTTCGCCGACGTGCTCGCGCCGGCGGCACGCCAGGGCGCCAACCGTCCGGTACGGCTGCGGTACTTCCTGCAGCAGGAGAAGCCGTGGCTGACCAACACCAAGGAGAAGCTGTCCGCGGTCATCGGCCGGCGCGGCGACGGGTCGCCGCAGGAGGTGGAGCTCGGGGACGCCGAAGGCGTACCGATCCACGGGCTGATAGTCGGGCCGACCGGCTCGGGCAAGACCACGTTGCTGCACTCCCTCGTCCACTCGCTGGCGCACAGGCACAGCCCGGAAGAGCTGGAGCTGCACCTGCTCGACATGAAGGCCGGGGTGGAGTTCGCGGAGTACGCGCCGCGCCCGGACCGGCCGACGCTTCCGCACATCCGTACCGTCGGCATCGAAGCGGACCAGCACTTCGCCCTGGGTGTGCTGCGCTATCTCGTCCAGCTCGACGAGCAACGGCGCGAGCTGTTCAAGCAGACCGCCGACCGCTACCGCGAGCCGGTGCCCAACCTCGCCAGCTACCGCCGGGTGACCGGCGACACGCTCCCCCGGGTACTCCTCATCGCGGACGAGTTCCAGCTGATGATGGAGGGCGAGACGGAGGCGCAGGCCTGGGAGGCGCTCGAGACGCTCGCCAAGCAGGCGCGTAGCCAGGGCATCCACCTGCTGCTCGCGACCCAGAGCCTCGCGTCGCTCGGCACGCTGCGCGGCAGCCAGGTGACGTCCGTCTTCAACCAGCTGCACCTGCGCGTCGCCCTACGGTGCCCGCCGGACGAGCTGACCAGGGTGCTCGGCCGGATGGTGCAGGGACGGCTGGACAACAACCGCCGCGGTTCCGGCGTGCTGAACCCGGCCCGCGGTGACCGTGACCACGACGAGGTGTTCCAGACAGCGATCCTGGAGGCGGACGAGCGCGCCAACCTCCGCCACCACCTGGCCGAGCGCGCCAAGCGGCCGGGACAGATCAGGGTCAGCCGGGGCACCGGCGGGGTCGAGCTCGCCGACGTCGCCGACGCGATCCGGCAGTCGACCGAGCCGACGCTGTACGTCGGCGCACCGGTCGGCGTCACCCCGTCGGTCGTCGGGGTGCCGTTGTCCGCCGGCGCCGGACGTGGCCTGTTGCTGTCGGCACGCGACGAGCGCCTCGCGATCGCGCAGATCTGCTCCTCGTTGTTGGCGTTCGCGCTGCAGGAGGATGTCGGCGAGGTCGGGTTGACCATCGTCGACCTGCTGCCGGAGAACCTGCCCGCGCGCGGGCCGCTGGACGACGTCATCGCGTACTACGACGGCGCGATCCGGCACGTCGGCCAGAGCCGGATGAACGAGCTGTCCACGTTGGTGGACACGTCGCTGGACACGAACGTGGTCGCGGTGGTCGGCCTGCACCATGCCGGCGTGACCGCGCCGATCAGGCCGGATCCTGAGCACCCGGGGTCCGCGCTCGACTGGCTGTTCACGGTCGCTCCGACGAAGGGTGTGCATCCACTGATCTGGGTGGACGAGCCCGAACGGCTCAAGTCGCTGGGCAAGGAGTCGTCGCGGCTGCAGCTGCGGTGCGTCTCCGGCGTCGACCAGTTCACCGCCGGCAGCTACCTCGGCACGAAGCCGCCGTTCGTCGCGCCCGCCGGACGCCTGTGGTTCAGGGACATGCGCGACGAGGGCGCCCCGGTGCTCGTCGACCCGTTCGCGCGTCCCTCGCCGGAGATCGTCGTCCCCTCTCGGCCGGTACGGGAAGTTGGTGCGTCGTGA
- a CDS encoding AAA family ATPase, with the protein MTQNADGSESYTQPPHAPVQADADHSDAGQRDEPPSQSEPADTPDAGSAGWAPQHPSFDEAQDPWGQGQVGYQPGQPWQPPSQDGVPNHVPHPQPPADPYRSDAYPTAPYYQDYPQPGSMTYPQGHEQPQEPQPQGPQPPQPAPTPRPDVVNPFLEQSHSIPQKGMRRAVYRATFGTVNLGPSDDELAARLRRERVTRPLHGAWRVVVMSIKGGVGKTTTAAMTGRTLAEWRGDRVVALDTNPDMGTLGDRLVGATDVTVRGLLAHDARSPIQQVAEVNRYTNLAGRLHVLANEQDPAVSEDFSGIEYQHTLSILERFYNVIIADCGTGVLRPWVRDMLALANTLVVVAEPKGDAATRAAGTLDWIAQHGFHDLVSRSVAVINYRSPTPKSLDVDALTTFFAERCRAVCKIRYDEHLDLGVQIQYDPIPDAPTEAYVADATKEDYLELAATIADEFR; encoded by the coding sequence ATGACGCAGAACGCGGATGGCTCGGAGTCATACACTCAGCCGCCGCATGCCCCGGTTCAGGCCGACGCTGACCACTCCGACGCAGGTCAGCGCGATGAGCCGCCGTCGCAGAGCGAGCCCGCGGATACCCCGGACGCCGGTTCGGCCGGCTGGGCACCGCAGCATCCGTCGTTCGACGAGGCGCAGGACCCCTGGGGTCAGGGGCAGGTCGGGTACCAGCCGGGGCAGCCCTGGCAGCCACCGAGCCAGGACGGTGTTCCCAATCACGTCCCACACCCGCAGCCACCAGCCGATCCGTACCGGAGCGACGCATACCCGACGGCGCCGTACTATCAGGACTATCCACAGCCCGGATCGATGACTTATCCACAGGGTCATGAACAGCCCCAGGAACCGCAGCCGCAGGGCCCGCAGCCACCGCAGCCGGCGCCCACGCCGCGGCCCGACGTGGTGAACCCGTTCCTGGAGCAGAGCCACAGCATCCCGCAGAAGGGCATGCGGCGGGCGGTCTACCGGGCGACGTTCGGCACCGTCAACCTCGGCCCCTCGGACGACGAACTTGCGGCGCGGCTACGTCGGGAGCGGGTCACCCGGCCGCTGCACGGCGCGTGGCGGGTCGTCGTGATGAGCATCAAGGGCGGCGTCGGCAAGACCACCACGGCGGCGATGACCGGCCGGACGCTCGCGGAGTGGCGCGGCGACCGCGTCGTCGCCCTCGACACCAACCCGGACATGGGCACGTTGGGCGACCGCCTGGTGGGCGCCACGGACGTCACCGTACGTGGGCTGCTCGCGCACGACGCCAGGTCGCCGATCCAGCAGGTCGCCGAGGTGAACAGGTACACCAACCTGGCCGGACGGCTGCACGTGCTGGCCAACGAGCAGGACCCCGCGGTCAGCGAGGACTTCAGCGGCATCGAGTACCAGCACACGCTCAGCATCCTCGAGCGCTTCTACAACGTGATCATCGCCGACTGCGGTACCGGCGTGCTGCGTCCGTGGGTACGCGACATGCTGGCGCTGGCGAACACGCTGGTCGTCGTGGCCGAACCGAAGGGCGACGCGGCCACCCGGGCGGCCGGCACCCTCGACTGGATCGCCCAGCACGGCTTCCACGACCTGGTCTCGCGGTCGGTGGCAGTCATCAACTACCGCAGCCCCACGCCGAAGAGCCTCGACGTCGACGCGCTCACCACGTTCTTCGCCGAACGGTGCCGCGCCGTCTGCAAGATCCGCTACGACGAACACCTGGATCTGGGGGTCCAGATCCAGTACGACCCGATCCCCGATGCGCCGACCGAGGCGTACGTCGCCGACGCCACGAAGGAGGACTACCTGGAGCTGGCCGCGACCATCGCGGACGAGTTCCGATGA
- a CDS encoding AAA family ATPase has translation MGAVQTILAALEHTGGKVITNGTGHKAQCPAHDDRNPSLSVRGIEGQALLHCHAGCDWRDVLDALALTPADLFDDQAGARYGYDDGRIVHRTPAKAFRQSGNTHGDAQLYRRSRVDDAVKAGQTVYLVEGEKDVHALEAIGAVATTAPMGATNWTKVDPSPLAGAHLAVVPDRDPAGEKWLHDVLDSVDGKAASVSVFTPKTGKDAADHVAAGHGLNDLTPIPTPTEVSTRQVRLTPASTIKPRPVRWLWADRLPAGEVCLTPGRGGVGKSTFHAWVIAHLTRGTLPGVHQGEPRACIIAAVEDSWQRTIVPRLIAAGADLELAYRADVVTDEGAELSLTLPADCDALAGEVDRVGAVLLSLDPLMSTINGSLDTHKDRDVRQALEPLARLADQAGITVLGNAHFNKSSGSDPMNAIMGSAAFGNVVRAALGFAADTDTDDGGCVISQVKNNLGKLDLPSLRYRIDAAVLPTDEGPAEVGRLVMLGESDRSVADIMRDRGDQGDRSERDEAAAWLVDYLAEQGGQAKAGETIKAAAGHGIAKTTLTRARERAGVISMKDGMSGGWVWSLGPRRIHEGTEETSSETVDSSVPSVDSSGDLDVPQGICQVCREPLDPVLAGLGDTTHPGCTPERTAA, from the coding sequence ATGGGCGCGGTACAGACCATCCTCGCCGCGCTCGAACACACAGGCGGGAAGGTCATCACCAACGGCACCGGACATAAGGCCCAGTGCCCCGCCCACGACGACCGCAACCCCAGCCTGTCGGTCCGCGGGATCGAGGGGCAGGCGTTGCTGCACTGCCACGCCGGTTGTGACTGGCGTGATGTCCTTGACGCGCTCGCCCTCACCCCGGCGGACCTGTTCGACGACCAGGCCGGTGCCCGCTACGGCTATGACGACGGCCGGATCGTGCACCGCACCCCCGCCAAAGCATTCCGGCAATCAGGGAACACCCATGGCGACGCACAGCTGTACCGGCGGTCCCGAGTCGACGACGCGGTGAAGGCCGGACAGACCGTCTACCTCGTCGAGGGTGAGAAAGACGTCCACGCACTCGAGGCCATCGGCGCGGTCGCGACCACCGCGCCGATGGGCGCGACCAACTGGACGAAAGTCGACCCGTCCCCACTGGCCGGCGCCCACCTCGCCGTCGTACCCGACCGAGATCCGGCCGGTGAGAAGTGGCTCCACGACGTGCTCGACAGCGTCGACGGCAAGGCCGCGTCGGTGTCGGTCTTCACCCCGAAGACAGGCAAGGACGCCGCCGACCACGTCGCCGCGGGCCACGGCCTCAACGACCTCACACCGATCCCGACGCCGACCGAGGTCAGTACGCGTCAGGTTCGGCTCACCCCCGCCTCGACGATCAAGCCTCGACCCGTCCGGTGGCTGTGGGCCGATCGGCTCCCCGCAGGAGAGGTGTGCCTCACTCCCGGCCGCGGCGGCGTCGGGAAGTCCACCTTCCACGCCTGGGTGATCGCGCACCTGACACGAGGCACCCTTCCCGGCGTGCACCAGGGCGAACCAAGGGCGTGCATCATCGCCGCCGTCGAGGACTCCTGGCAGCGCACCATCGTCCCCAGGCTGATCGCCGCCGGTGCCGACCTCGAGCTCGCCTACAGGGCCGACGTCGTCACCGACGAAGGCGCCGAACTGTCCCTCACCCTCCCCGCCGACTGCGACGCGCTCGCCGGCGAGGTCGACCGGGTCGGCGCCGTTCTGTTGTCCCTCGACCCCCTCATGTCCACCATCAACGGCAGCCTGGACACACACAAGGACCGTGACGTCCGACAGGCCCTCGAACCGCTCGCCCGGCTCGCCGACCAGGCCGGGATTACGGTGCTCGGCAACGCGCACTTCAACAAGTCCAGCGGGTCGGACCCGATGAACGCGATCATGGGCTCTGCCGCGTTCGGGAACGTCGTCCGCGCCGCCCTCGGGTTCGCCGCCGACACCGACACCGACGACGGCGGGTGCGTCATCTCCCAGGTGAAGAACAACCTCGGCAAGCTCGACCTCCCATCCCTGCGGTATCGGATCGACGCGGCCGTCCTGCCCACCGACGAGGGACCCGCCGAGGTCGGGCGGCTCGTCATGCTCGGCGAGTCTGACCGGTCGGTCGCCGACATCATGCGCGACCGCGGTGACCAGGGCGACAGGTCCGAGCGAGACGAGGCCGCCGCATGGCTCGTCGACTACCTCGCCGAGCAAGGTGGACAGGCCAAAGCGGGCGAGACGATCAAGGCCGCTGCCGGGCACGGCATCGCCAAGACGACGCTGACGCGAGCCCGGGAACGCGCCGGAGTCATCAGCATGAAGGACGGCATGTCTGGCGGCTGGGTCTGGTCTCTCGGTCCCCGAAGAATCCACGAAGGGACCGAAGAGACCAGTTCCGAGACGGTGGATTCTTCGGTCCCTTCGGTGGATTCTTCGGGCGACCTCGACGTCCCCCAAGGGATCTGCCAGGTCTGCCGTGAGCCGCTCGACCCCGTCCTCGCCGGCCTCGGCGACACCACCCATCCGGGCTGCACACCAGAAAGGACGGCCGCGTGA
- a CDS encoding amidohydrolase family protein: MAERLHLRGTVLPSGELRDLYVVDGRWSLTPVADAVTVADGGYLVPGLVDAHCHVGLGPDGPVESLAEARAQAELNRDRGALLLRDVGVPVRFAELEDDPDLPRILRAGQHIAPPKRYIRGYAVEVEPEQLADAVAAQASVGDGWVKLVGDWIDRDTGDLALNWPRAALVEAIAKAHAMGARVAVHTFGEEAIPDLLAAGIDSIEHGTGVSEDVLDDMVASGAVLVPTTLVVDTFGDIADRATRFPTYAARMRRLQASSRERLRAAYDAGVPIYVGTDAGGLPHGRVVEEIERLADICMSNEEALAAASWAARDWLGLPGIEEGAPADAVVYDADPRQGLGVLHAPRRMLIAGRVIGS, from the coding sequence ATGGCTGAGCGGCTGCATCTGCGCGGCACCGTGCTCCCGAGCGGAGAGCTGCGTGACCTGTACGTCGTCGACGGCCGGTGGAGCCTGACGCCGGTCGCGGACGCGGTCACCGTCGCCGACGGCGGGTATCTCGTCCCCGGACTGGTCGACGCGCACTGCCACGTAGGGCTCGGACCGGACGGCCCGGTGGAGTCGCTGGCGGAGGCGCGAGCGCAGGCCGAGCTGAACCGCGACCGCGGGGCGCTGTTGCTGCGCGACGTAGGCGTGCCGGTGCGGTTCGCCGAGCTCGAAGACGACCCGGACCTGCCGCGCATCCTGCGCGCGGGACAGCACATCGCGCCGCCCAAGCGGTACATCCGCGGGTACGCGGTGGAGGTGGAGCCGGAGCAGCTTGCGGACGCCGTCGCTGCGCAGGCGAGCGTCGGGGACGGCTGGGTGAAGCTGGTCGGCGACTGGATCGACAGGGACACCGGCGACCTCGCACTGAACTGGCCGCGGGCGGCTCTGGTGGAGGCCATCGCCAAGGCGCACGCGATGGGAGCGCGCGTCGCGGTGCACACGTTCGGCGAGGAGGCCATTCCCGACCTGCTCGCCGCCGGCATCGACTCCATCGAACACGGCACCGGCGTCAGCGAGGACGTCCTCGACGACATGGTCGCCAGCGGCGCGGTGCTCGTACCGACGACGTTGGTCGTGGACACCTTCGGCGACATCGCGGACCGCGCCACCCGGTTCCCGACGTACGCCGCCCGGATGCGGCGGCTGCAGGCGTCGAGCCGTGAGCGGCTGCGCGCGGCGTACGACGCGGGCGTGCCGATCTACGTCGGCACCGACGCCGGCGGCCTGCCGCACGGGCGCGTGGTGGAGGAGATCGAACGTCTCGCGGACATCTGCATGAGCAACGAGGAGGCGCTGGCCGCAGCCTCCTGGGCGGCGCGGGACTGGCTCGGCCTACCGGGCATCGAGGAGGGCGCACCGGCGGACGCGGTCGTCTACGACGCCGACCCCCGCCAGGGCCTGGGTGTGCTGCACGCCCCGCGACGCATGCTGATCGCGGGCCGCGTGATCGGGAGCTAG